One genomic segment of Ipomoea triloba cultivar NCNSP0323 chromosome 9, ASM357664v1 includes these proteins:
- the LOC116029469 gene encoding exocyst complex component EXO70A1-like isoform X3 yields the protein MGTPEERAALIRESIRKSQTTTDSMVTILGSFDHRLSALQTAMRPTQITTHSIRRAHENIGKTLKVAEVILGQFDLARKAEAKILKGPHEDSESYLEGCDQLRSIVRTFSGKNNLKSSVGVITYATTLLANSIIKLEDDFQQLLTSYSKPVEPDCLFECLPQSLLPSTASPDPHEGSGTKEHQTKNLKSAGYDLPDLIPSRILLLLHDLAQLMIRSGHQQQAFNIYRNIRSAFVEQSLRKLGVERLSKEDVQKLQWEVLEAKIENWIHFMRISVNLLFAAEKRICDEIFHSHDALREQCFAEVTAKSAAVLLSIGEAIAKSKRSPEKLFVLLDMYEIMTELHPQIDIIFGSKYFSEMRQAALVLTKRLAQTAKNTLAHFEEAVEKDATKTVVDDGTVHPLTSYVINYVKFLFDYRSTLTHFFLEFDGGDAKAHLAALVTRILQALQSNLDGKSNQYKDPALTELFMMNNIHYIVRSVRMSEAKDLLGNDWVQIHRRVVQQHAKQYRRISWSKVDP from the exons ATGGGGACACCAGAGGAGAGGGCCGCATTGATTAGGGAGTCGATACGCAAGAGCCAAACCACCACCGATAGCATGGTCACCATTCTCGGCTCTTTCGATCACCGCCTCTCCGCCCTCCAAACCGCCATGCGTCCCACTCAG ATAACTACACATTCAATTAGAAGGGCGCATGAAAACATTGGCAAGACGCTTAAGGTTGCAGAGGTGATTTTGGGCCAGTTTGATCTAGCACGAAag gcaGAGGCGAAAATATTGAAGGGGCCACATGAGGATTCTGAAAGTTATCTTGAGGGCTGTGATCAGTTAAGGAGTATTGTTAGAACTTTCAGTGGTAAGAACAACCTTAAGAGTAGTGTTGGGGTGATCACCTACGCCACTACTTTACTTGCAAACTCTATTATTAAGCTAGAAGATGACTTCCAACAGCTTCTTACCTCATACAG CAAACCTGTGGAACCAGATTGTCTTTTTGAATGTCTGCCCCAGTCTCTACTCCCATCAACAGCATCACCTGATCCACATGAAGGTAGTGGAACAAAAGAGCACCAAACTAAGAATTTGAAATCTGCGGGTTACGATCTTCCTGATCTGATTCCATCTAGAATACTACTGCTTCTTCATGACCTGGCCCAACTAATGATTCGTTCTGGACACCAGCAGCAAGCTTTTAATATTTACAG AAATATCAGGTCTGCATTTGTTGAACAGAGCCTCAGAAAACTAGGTGTGGAAAGATTAAGTAAAGAGGATGTTCAAAAGCTGCAGTGGGAAGTCCTAGAagccaaaattgaaaattggaTTCATTTTATGCGGATTTCA GTCAATCTTTTATTTGCTGCGGAAAAAAGAATTTGTGATGAAATCTTTCACAGTCATGATGCTCTCAGGGAGCAATGTTTTGCAGAGGTTACTGCAAAGAGTGCAGCAGTCCTCCTGAGTATCGGAGAGGCTATTGCTAAAAGCAAAAGATCACCTGAAAAGCTATTTGTCCTTCTAGATATGTATGAAATAATGACTGAACTTCATCCACAG ATCGATATAATATTTGGAAGCAAATATTTTAGTGAAATGAGACAAGCTGCTCTCGTTTTGACTAAACGTTTGGCTCAAACGGCTAAGAATACCTTAGCACATTTTGAGGAAGCAGTTGAGAAAGATGCCACAAAAACTGTTGTTGATGATGGAACTGTCCATCCATTAACTAGCTATGTGATCAATTACGTGAAGTTTTTATTCGA CTATCGATCAACTCTAACACACTTTTTTCTGGAGTTTGATGGTGGTGATGCCAAAGCCCATTTGGCGGCTTTGGTAACACGAATATTGCAAGCACTTCAGAGTAATCTGGATGGGAAATCCAACCAGTACAAAGACCCTGCTTTGACTGAATTATTTATGATGAACAATATACACTACATTGTAAGATCAGTGCGCAT gTCAGAAGCAAAAGATTTGCTAGGCAATGACTGGGTGCAAATACATAGAAGGGTAGTCCAACAACACGCAAAACAGTACAGGAGGATCTCTTGGTCTAAG GTTGATCCTTAG
- the LOC116029469 gene encoding exocyst complex component EXO70A1-like isoform X2, producing the protein MGTPEERAALIRESIRKSQTTTDSMVTILGSFDHRLSALQTAMRPTQITTHSIRRAHENIGKTLKVAEVILGQFDLARKAEAKILKGPHEDSESYLEGCDQLRSIVRTFSGKNNLKSSVGVITYATTLLANSIIKLEDDFQQLLTSYSKPVEPDCLFECLPQSLLPSTASPDPHEGSGTKEHQTKNLKSAGYDLPDLIPSRILLLLHDLAQLMIRSGHQQQAFNIYRNIRSAFVEQSLRKLGVERLSKEDVQKLQWEVLEAKIENWIHFMRISVNLLFAAEKRICDEIFHSHDALREQCFAEVTAKSAAVLLSIGEAIAKSKRSPEKLFVLLDMYEIMTELHPQIDIIFGSKYFSEMRQAALVLTKRLAQTAKNTLAHFEEAVEKDATKTVVDDGTVHPLTSYVINYVKFLFDYRSTLTHFFLEFDGGDAKAHLAALVTRILQALQSNLDGKSNQYKDPALTELFMMNNIHYIVRSVRMSEAKDLLGNDWVQIHRRVVQQHAKQYRRISWSKGLSSAGNTSFKGQASPGSSSTVSRAMVKDKYKTFNASFEELHQRQSQWTIPDSELRESLRLAVAEVLLPAFRSFNKRFGPMIETGKNPQKYIKYTPEDLERMLAEFFEGKL; encoded by the exons ATGGGGACACCAGAGGAGAGGGCCGCATTGATTAGGGAGTCGATACGCAAGAGCCAAACCACCACCGATAGCATGGTCACCATTCTCGGCTCTTTCGATCACCGCCTCTCCGCCCTCCAAACCGCCATGCGTCCCACTCAG ATAACTACACATTCAATTAGAAGGGCGCATGAAAACATTGGCAAGACGCTTAAGGTTGCAGAGGTGATTTTGGGCCAGTTTGATCTAGCACGAAag gcaGAGGCGAAAATATTGAAGGGGCCACATGAGGATTCTGAAAGTTATCTTGAGGGCTGTGATCAGTTAAGGAGTATTGTTAGAACTTTCAGTGGTAAGAACAACCTTAAGAGTAGTGTTGGGGTGATCACCTACGCCACTACTTTACTTGCAAACTCTATTATTAAGCTAGAAGATGACTTCCAACAGCTTCTTACCTCATACAG CAAACCTGTGGAACCAGATTGTCTTTTTGAATGTCTGCCCCAGTCTCTACTCCCATCAACAGCATCACCTGATCCACATGAAGGTAGTGGAACAAAAGAGCACCAAACTAAGAATTTGAAATCTGCGGGTTACGATCTTCCTGATCTGATTCCATCTAGAATACTACTGCTTCTTCATGACCTGGCCCAACTAATGATTCGTTCTGGACACCAGCAGCAAGCTTTTAATATTTACAG AAATATCAGGTCTGCATTTGTTGAACAGAGCCTCAGAAAACTAGGTGTGGAAAGATTAAGTAAAGAGGATGTTCAAAAGCTGCAGTGGGAAGTCCTAGAagccaaaattgaaaattggaTTCATTTTATGCGGATTTCA GTCAATCTTTTATTTGCTGCGGAAAAAAGAATTTGTGATGAAATCTTTCACAGTCATGATGCTCTCAGGGAGCAATGTTTTGCAGAGGTTACTGCAAAGAGTGCAGCAGTCCTCCTGAGTATCGGAGAGGCTATTGCTAAAAGCAAAAGATCACCTGAAAAGCTATTTGTCCTTCTAGATATGTATGAAATAATGACTGAACTTCATCCACAG ATCGATATAATATTTGGAAGCAAATATTTTAGTGAAATGAGACAAGCTGCTCTCGTTTTGACTAAACGTTTGGCTCAAACGGCTAAGAATACCTTAGCACATTTTGAGGAAGCAGTTGAGAAAGATGCCACAAAAACTGTTGTTGATGATGGAACTGTCCATCCATTAACTAGCTATGTGATCAATTACGTGAAGTTTTTATTCGA CTATCGATCAACTCTAACACACTTTTTTCTGGAGTTTGATGGTGGTGATGCCAAAGCCCATTTGGCGGCTTTGGTAACACGAATATTGCAAGCACTTCAGAGTAATCTGGATGGGAAATCCAACCAGTACAAAGACCCTGCTTTGACTGAATTATTTATGATGAACAATATACACTACATTGTAAGATCAGTGCGCAT gTCAGAAGCAAAAGATTTGCTAGGCAATGACTGGGTGCAAATACATAGAAGGGTAGTCCAACAACACGCAAAACAGTACAGGAGGATCTCTTGGTCTAAG GGACTTTCCTCAGCTGGGAACACTTCATTTAAAGGCCAAGCTTCTCCTGGCTCTAGCAGTACTGTTTCAAGGGCAATGGTGAAAGACAAGTACAAGACCTTCAACGCGTCGTTTGAAGAGCTTCATCAGAGGCAATCGCAGTGGACAATTCCCGACAGTGAGTTGCGTGAATCGTTGAGGCTGGCTGTTGCTGAAGTTCTCTTGCCCGCTTTTAGGTCTTTCAATAAGCGTTTCGG GCCTATGATTGAGACCGGCAAGAATCCCCAGAAGTATATCAAATACACTCCTGAGGATCTGGAAAGGATGCTGGCTGagttttttgaaggaaaattgtAG
- the LOC116029469 gene encoding exocyst complex component EXO70A1-like isoform X1, with protein MGTPEERAALIRESIRKSQTTTDSMVTILGSFDHRLSALQTAMRPTQITTHSIRRAHENIGKTLKVAEVILGQFDLARKAEAKILKGPHEDSESYLEGCDQLRSIVRTFSGKNNLKSSVGVITYATTLLANSIIKLEDDFQQLLTSYSKPVEPDCLFECLPQSLLPSTASPDPHEGSGTKEHQTKNLKSAGYDLPDLIPSRILLLLHDLAQLMIRSGHQQQAFNIYRNIRSAFVEQSLRKLGVERLSKEDVQKLQWEVLEAKIENWIHFMRISVNLLFAAEKRICDEIFHSHDALREQCFAEVTAKSAAVLLSIGEAIAKSKRSPEKLFVLLDMYEIMTELHPQIDIIFGSKYFSEMRQAALVLTKRLAQTAKNTLAHFEEAVEKDATKTVVDDGTVHPLTSYVINYVKFLFDYRSTLTHFFLEFDGGDAKAHLAALVTRILQALQSNLDGKSNQYKDPALTELFMMNNIHYIVRSVRMSEAKDLLGNDWVQIHRRVVQQHAKQYRRISWSKILKCLSIQGLSSAGNTSFKGQASPGSSSTVSRAMVKDKYKTFNASFEELHQRQSQWTIPDSELRESLRLAVAEVLLPAFRSFNKRFGPMIETGKNPQKYIKYTPEDLERMLAEFFEGKL; from the exons ATGGGGACACCAGAGGAGAGGGCCGCATTGATTAGGGAGTCGATACGCAAGAGCCAAACCACCACCGATAGCATGGTCACCATTCTCGGCTCTTTCGATCACCGCCTCTCCGCCCTCCAAACCGCCATGCGTCCCACTCAG ATAACTACACATTCAATTAGAAGGGCGCATGAAAACATTGGCAAGACGCTTAAGGTTGCAGAGGTGATTTTGGGCCAGTTTGATCTAGCACGAAag gcaGAGGCGAAAATATTGAAGGGGCCACATGAGGATTCTGAAAGTTATCTTGAGGGCTGTGATCAGTTAAGGAGTATTGTTAGAACTTTCAGTGGTAAGAACAACCTTAAGAGTAGTGTTGGGGTGATCACCTACGCCACTACTTTACTTGCAAACTCTATTATTAAGCTAGAAGATGACTTCCAACAGCTTCTTACCTCATACAG CAAACCTGTGGAACCAGATTGTCTTTTTGAATGTCTGCCCCAGTCTCTACTCCCATCAACAGCATCACCTGATCCACATGAAGGTAGTGGAACAAAAGAGCACCAAACTAAGAATTTGAAATCTGCGGGTTACGATCTTCCTGATCTGATTCCATCTAGAATACTACTGCTTCTTCATGACCTGGCCCAACTAATGATTCGTTCTGGACACCAGCAGCAAGCTTTTAATATTTACAG AAATATCAGGTCTGCATTTGTTGAACAGAGCCTCAGAAAACTAGGTGTGGAAAGATTAAGTAAAGAGGATGTTCAAAAGCTGCAGTGGGAAGTCCTAGAagccaaaattgaaaattggaTTCATTTTATGCGGATTTCA GTCAATCTTTTATTTGCTGCGGAAAAAAGAATTTGTGATGAAATCTTTCACAGTCATGATGCTCTCAGGGAGCAATGTTTTGCAGAGGTTACTGCAAAGAGTGCAGCAGTCCTCCTGAGTATCGGAGAGGCTATTGCTAAAAGCAAAAGATCACCTGAAAAGCTATTTGTCCTTCTAGATATGTATGAAATAATGACTGAACTTCATCCACAG ATCGATATAATATTTGGAAGCAAATATTTTAGTGAAATGAGACAAGCTGCTCTCGTTTTGACTAAACGTTTGGCTCAAACGGCTAAGAATACCTTAGCACATTTTGAGGAAGCAGTTGAGAAAGATGCCACAAAAACTGTTGTTGATGATGGAACTGTCCATCCATTAACTAGCTATGTGATCAATTACGTGAAGTTTTTATTCGA CTATCGATCAACTCTAACACACTTTTTTCTGGAGTTTGATGGTGGTGATGCCAAAGCCCATTTGGCGGCTTTGGTAACACGAATATTGCAAGCACTTCAGAGTAATCTGGATGGGAAATCCAACCAGTACAAAGACCCTGCTTTGACTGAATTATTTATGATGAACAATATACACTACATTGTAAGATCAGTGCGCAT gTCAGAAGCAAAAGATTTGCTAGGCAATGACTGGGTGCAAATACATAGAAGGGTAGTCCAACAACACGCAAAACAGTACAGGAGGATCTCTTGGTCTAAG ATTTTGAAGTGCCTATCCATTCAGGGACTTTCCTCAGCTGGGAACACTTCATTTAAAGGCCAAGCTTCTCCTGGCTCTAGCAGTACTGTTTCAAGGGCAATGGTGAAAGACAAGTACAAGACCTTCAACGCGTCGTTTGAAGAGCTTCATCAGAGGCAATCGCAGTGGACAATTCCCGACAGTGAGTTGCGTGAATCGTTGAGGCTGGCTGTTGCTGAAGTTCTCTTGCCCGCTTTTAGGTCTTTCAATAAGCGTTTCGG GCCTATGATTGAGACCGGCAAGAATCCCCAGAAGTATATCAAATACACTCCTGAGGATCTGGAAAGGATGCTGGCTGagttttttgaaggaaaattgtAG
- the LOC116029160 gene encoding coatomer subunit beta-1: MEKSCSLLIHFDKSTPAIANEIKESLEGNDVPAKIDAMKKAIMILLNGETLPQLFITIIRYVLPSEDHTIQKLLLLYLEIIEKTDSKGRVLPEMILICQNLRNNLQHPNEYIRGVTLRFLCRLNEVDIIEPLIPSIMSNLEHRHPYVRRNAILAIMSVYKLPQGEQLLADAPEKIENVLSTEQDPSAKRNAFLMLFHCSQERAINYLLTNVDRIPDWGELLQMVVLDLIRKVCRTNKAEKGRYIKIIISLLNAPSAAVIYECAGTLVSLSSAPTAIRAAANTYCQLLLSQSDNNVKLIVLDRLNELKSSHRDIMVDMIMDVLRALSSPNLDIRRKTLDIVLELITPRNINEVVLTLKKEVVKTQGGEHEKNGEYRQMLIQAIHSCAVKFPEVASTVVHLLMDFLGDSNVASAIDVVVFVREIIETNPKLRVSIVTRLLDTFYQIRAARVCSCALWIIGEYCLSLSEVESGIATIKQCLGELPFYSASEEGEATDSSKKPQQVNSITVSSRRPAILADGTYATQSAASETAFSPPTVVQGSLTTGNLRSLLLTGDFFLGAVIACTLTKLTLRLEEVQPSKVEVNKATTDALLIMVSIIQLGQSSVLPHPIDNDSHDRIVLCIRLLCNTGDEVRKIWLESCRESFVKMLSDKQLRETEEIKAKAQISHSQPDDLIDFYHLKSRRGMSQLELEDQVQDDLKRATGEFVKDENDANKLNRILQLTGFSDPVYAEAYVTVHHYDIVLDVTVINRTKETLQNLCLELATMGDLKLVERPQNYTLAPESSKQIKANIKVSSTETGVIFGNIVYETSNVLERTVVVLNDIHIDIMDYISPAVCSDTAFRTMWAEFEWENKVAVNTVIQDEKEFLDHIIKSTNMKCLTAPSALEGECGFLAANLYAKSVFGEDALVNVSIEKQADGKLSGYIRIRSKTQGIALSLGDKITLKQKGGS; this comes from the exons ATGGAGAAGTCATGCTCTTTGCTGATACATTTTGACAAGAGCACTCCAGCTATTGCCAATGAGATCAAGGAATCCCTTGAAGGGAATGATGTCCCTGCCAAGATTGATGCCATGAAGAAAGCAATCATGATTTTGTTAAATGGGGAGACTCTACCCCAGTTATTTATCACGATTATTAGATATGTGTTGCCATCTGAGGACCACACAATTCAGAAACTGTTGTTGTTGTATTTGGAGATCATTGAGAAGACAGACTCTAAGGGACGTGTGCTACCTGAGATGATCTTGATCTGCCAGAACTTGAGGAATAATTTGCAGCATCCGAATGAGTACATCCGTGGAGTTACTCTGAGGTTCCTTTGCCGCCTGAATGAGGTTGATATCATTGAACCTCTGATTCCTTCCATCATGAGCAACTTGGAGCACCGGCATCCATATGTACGGAGGAACGCAATTCTTGCTATCATGTCTGTATACAAGCTTCCACAAGGTGAGCAGCTTTTGGCAGATGCTCCTGAGAAGATTGAGAATGTTCTTTCTACAGAACAGGACCCATCAGCTAAGAGGAATGCATTTCTGATGCTTTTCCATTGTTCCCAGGAACGTGCAATTAATTATCTACTGACAAATGTGGATAGAATTCCAGACTGGGGTGAGTTACTTCAGATGGTTGTCTTGGATTTGATTCGAAAAGTTTGCAGGACTAACAAAGCAGAGAAGGGGAGGTATATAAAGATTATTATATCTCTGCTAAATGCCCCTTCTGCTGCTGTTATCTATGAATGTGCTGGAACTCTTGTTTCTTTGTCTTCGGCCCCTACAGCTATTAGAGCTGCTGCTAATACTTACTGTCAGCTTCTTCTCTCTCAGAGTGACAACAATGTTAAGCTTATAGTACTTGATCGGCTCAATGAACTAAAATCTTCTCACAGAGATATTATGGTCGATATGATAATGGATGTTCTTAGAGCACTTTCGAGCCCAAACCTGGACATTAGAAGGAAGACACTTGACATTGTTCTGGAATTGATCACTCCCAGAAATATTAATGAGGTTGTCCTCACGCTGAAGAAAGAAGTTGTGAAGACTCAAGGTGGGGAGCATGAGAAGAATGGGGAATACCGTCAAATGCTTATCCAAGCCATTCATTCTTGTGCAGTAAAGTTCCCAGAAGTAGCAAGCACAGTGGTCCATCTGTTGATGGATTTCTTGGGTGACAGCAATGTTGCTTCTGCTATTGATGTGGTTGTTTTTGTGAGAGAAATAATTGAAACCAACCCAAAATTGAGGGTTTCCATTGTTACTAGGTTACTGGACACTTTCTACCAGATCCGTGCTGCACGAGTCTGTTCCTGCGCACTTTGGATCATTGGAGAGTATTGTCTCTCTCTTTCTGAAGTTGAGAGTGGTATTGCAACTATCAAGCAGTGCCTAGGTGAACTCCCATTTTACTCAGCTTCTGAAGAAGGGGAAGCTACTGATTCTTCAAAAAAGCCTCAACAAGTGAACTCCATTACTGTTTCATCTCGAAGACCTGCTATCCTTGCTGATGGTACCTATGCTACTCAAAGCGCAGCCTCTGAAACTGCTTTCTCTCCGCCAACTGTTGTCCAAGGATCTTTGACTACTGGAAACTTAAGATCTCTTCTTCTTACTGGTGATTTCTTCCTGGGAGCAGTTATTGCATGCACACTGACAAAGCTGACACTAAGGCTGGAAGAAGTTCAACCATCAAAAGTTGAAGTGAACAAAGCAACCACAGATGCATTATTGATTATGGTCTCAATAATTCAGCTTGGGCAGTCTTCAGTTCTTCCTCATCCAATTGATAATGATTCTCATGACAGGATTGTGCTTTGTATAAGATTGCTATGTAACACTGGGGATGAAGTCAGGAAGATCTGGTTGGAATCTTGCCGAGAGAGTTTTGTGAAAATGCTATCAGATAAACAACTGCGTGAGACAGAGGAGATTAAAGCAAAGGCTCAAATCTCTCACTCCCAACCAGATGATCTCATTGATTTCTATCATTTGAAGAGCAGGAGG GGCATGAGCCAATTGGAGCTGGAAGATCAAGTGCAGGATGATCTGAAGCGTGCTACTGGAGAATTTGTCAAAGACGAGAATGATGCCAATAAACTAAATCGTATTCTTCAACTGACTGGATTTAGTGACCCAGTTTATGCTGAGGCTTATGTTACAGTTCATCATTATGATATTGTCCTGGATGTTACTGTAATCAATAGAACCAAGGAGACTCTACAGAATTTATGTTTGGAATTAGCCACTATGGGTGATCTCAAACTAGTTGAGCGTCCTCAGAATTACACTCTTGCTCCTGAGTCAAGCAAGCAGATAAAAGCAAACATCAAGGTTTCCTCAACAGAGACTGGAGTCATTTTTGGCAACATTGTATATGAGACTTCAAATGTGCTTGAGCGCACTGTTGTTGTGCTAAACGACATTCATATTGACATCATGGATTATATCTCCCCTGCAGTGTGCAGTGATACTGCTTTTAGAACTATGTGGGCAGAATTTGAGTGGGAGAACAAG GTTGCTGTCAATACTGTCATTCAAGACGAGAAAGAATTTCTGGACCATATTATCAAATCTACCAATATGAAGTGCTTGACGGCTCC ATCTGCACTGGAGGGTGAATGTGGATTCCTAGCTGCTAACTTGTATGCCAAGAGTGTGTTTGGGGAGGATGCTTTGGTGAATGTAAGCATTGAGAAACAAGCAGATGGTAAGCTGAGTGGTTACATTAGGATAAGGAGCAAAACTCAAGGAATTGCTCTCAGCTTGGGGGACAAAATCACTCTCAAGCAGAAAGGTGGCAGCTGA
- the LOC116029469 gene encoding exocyst complex component EXO70A1-like isoform X4 — MGTPEERAALIRESIRKSQTTTDSMVTILGSFDHRLSALQTAMRPTQITTHSIRRAHENIGKTLKVAEVILGQFDLARKAEAKILKGPHEDSESYLEGCDQLRSIVRTFSGKNNLKSSVGVITYATTLLANSIIKLEDDFQQLLTSYSKPVEPDCLFECLPQSLLPSTASPDPHEGSGTKEHQTKNLKSAGYDLPDLIPSRILLLLHDLAQLMIRSGHQQQAFNIYRNIRSAFVEQSLRKLGVERLSKEDVQKLQWEVLEAKIENWIHFMRISVNLLFAAEKRICDEIFHSHDALREQCFAEVTAKSAAVLLSIGEAIAKSKRSPEKLFVLLDMYEIMTELHPQIDIIFGSKYFSEMRQAALVLTKRLAQTAKNTLAHFEEAVEKDATKTVVDDGTVHPLTSYVINYVKFLFDYRSTLTHFFLEFDGGDAKAHLAALVTRILQALQSNLDGKSNQYKDPALTELFMMNNIHYIVRSVRMSEAKDLLGNDWVQIHRRVVQQHAKQYRRISWSKNSG, encoded by the exons ATGGGGACACCAGAGGAGAGGGCCGCATTGATTAGGGAGTCGATACGCAAGAGCCAAACCACCACCGATAGCATGGTCACCATTCTCGGCTCTTTCGATCACCGCCTCTCCGCCCTCCAAACCGCCATGCGTCCCACTCAG ATAACTACACATTCAATTAGAAGGGCGCATGAAAACATTGGCAAGACGCTTAAGGTTGCAGAGGTGATTTTGGGCCAGTTTGATCTAGCACGAAag gcaGAGGCGAAAATATTGAAGGGGCCACATGAGGATTCTGAAAGTTATCTTGAGGGCTGTGATCAGTTAAGGAGTATTGTTAGAACTTTCAGTGGTAAGAACAACCTTAAGAGTAGTGTTGGGGTGATCACCTACGCCACTACTTTACTTGCAAACTCTATTATTAAGCTAGAAGATGACTTCCAACAGCTTCTTACCTCATACAG CAAACCTGTGGAACCAGATTGTCTTTTTGAATGTCTGCCCCAGTCTCTACTCCCATCAACAGCATCACCTGATCCACATGAAGGTAGTGGAACAAAAGAGCACCAAACTAAGAATTTGAAATCTGCGGGTTACGATCTTCCTGATCTGATTCCATCTAGAATACTACTGCTTCTTCATGACCTGGCCCAACTAATGATTCGTTCTGGACACCAGCAGCAAGCTTTTAATATTTACAG AAATATCAGGTCTGCATTTGTTGAACAGAGCCTCAGAAAACTAGGTGTGGAAAGATTAAGTAAAGAGGATGTTCAAAAGCTGCAGTGGGAAGTCCTAGAagccaaaattgaaaattggaTTCATTTTATGCGGATTTCA GTCAATCTTTTATTTGCTGCGGAAAAAAGAATTTGTGATGAAATCTTTCACAGTCATGATGCTCTCAGGGAGCAATGTTTTGCAGAGGTTACTGCAAAGAGTGCAGCAGTCCTCCTGAGTATCGGAGAGGCTATTGCTAAAAGCAAAAGATCACCTGAAAAGCTATTTGTCCTTCTAGATATGTATGAAATAATGACTGAACTTCATCCACAG ATCGATATAATATTTGGAAGCAAATATTTTAGTGAAATGAGACAAGCTGCTCTCGTTTTGACTAAACGTTTGGCTCAAACGGCTAAGAATACCTTAGCACATTTTGAGGAAGCAGTTGAGAAAGATGCCACAAAAACTGTTGTTGATGATGGAACTGTCCATCCATTAACTAGCTATGTGATCAATTACGTGAAGTTTTTATTCGA CTATCGATCAACTCTAACACACTTTTTTCTGGAGTTTGATGGTGGTGATGCCAAAGCCCATTTGGCGGCTTTGGTAACACGAATATTGCAAGCACTTCAGAGTAATCTGGATGGGAAATCCAACCAGTACAAAGACCCTGCTTTGACTGAATTATTTATGATGAACAATATACACTACATTGTAAGATCAGTGCGCAT gTCAGAAGCAAAAGATTTGCTAGGCAATGACTGGGTGCAAATACATAGAAGGGTAGTCCAACAACACGCAAAACAGTACAGGAGGATCTCTTGGTCTAAG AACTCAGGTTGA